From Temnothorax longispinosus isolate EJ_2023e chromosome 3, Tlon_JGU_v1, whole genome shotgun sequence, one genomic window encodes:
- the LOC139810423 gene encoding uncharacterized protein: MSIHVTMTGNPVNVRRGRMVLSDLDQIKKNERDRRRRLRLEQVRQQSKEISNRLLERAKNIAKKELSKLERDGKSELREMHDRKIMDIQRKYQEDLEDIGQAHASAALQPDADAIIEVEERKDRAVAQKRGKDALERVKEAKQTDDDAEAAHQERLRRVREIENIRAAMVAKLPKLPLSEENDRMERNPSQSANEEIMQEVLTPNRKSKKVLPKKSPRRVKKPTLKEHQETLSPKPGPSGLQKKSAVQSHELSSRKKADNYVSDDIEHIIDDASDDQVPRRTVPTMSAIPTKPDKIARYNPEDYTQNTSSSVSSSSSSSISDDSSYFSDAVEQITCNKTPRTPASTENKVRSQCNRNMQQRYVYDRPLGMVERIDIRNEPSAMEVARAMKNADDVETHISKTRKLNAQRRGEDAILREKVRRDYQALLQNLDHLAQEERKLKASQIQSAEEDTHMRLHQRSKCQEEHQKRLNRAAKKVLGTDGASTRRTHLTERVITLPTRKKDGMHNDVPHSTWQDPYLIEEQADVCHTDVCHTGVCHTEQDKDSKMSREEQILDMLKKVERQKRLLLQEFGASLPDNIFNVSMRSLFEDKTPIKAPESSTAKPSSPEVKVINMSSSDECVRKDRKMKKPDKSPVKKIEIACQTALEQTGPAENKSVQVELPEKDAPHPSRDATARAPHPIEPKITIITPETDDSSNNSTSSEISGMVIEIDKKEVIVTPKKRKNSVRVSKRPSPRVYQKIRSTSVSSKATSPMKRFSRSQSGSRLTPQKKTKCLDTADTATRRVDIHMSESAQDETDPSLETRVSIDASAESSQTVSGMNDEDRSTGKPYQVRTQTKRWIRIKDTSDTSTSTAFASPPPVKPRSVFDALSNVTPILEMLDSPGPEWRRLQDISPVSTPETPSPRTMMMPSNIPHRDRITRMLRFSLNDSQNGSTVISARKDQSTITDPSDVCQKSAASERVSISEQPSSKVCICKNPQCKLLHIKLDDIHDYALKNCPEILEKYEDLQNLCAERIASLTDLIEKVRNEQKDMDFSLISPSDDNSLMQISTPKASRDDAQAVRRLIDSIEAIHAQLARTLLESQRIMRGSETGSKDETLCDAEIQAITSTPRSKLIDTVKAHVQESKVVEGRAKPKVISNEKVNIQLSRFKMQQKPQATSATKTTERNSWPPCTLSLHEEEIIEKLSNEILEQSKNLNKASTAFAALKENDETQHRVSSFKDFNLKKNASLEREKDNSITNELASTSETAKENGFIPILTGIPKILRNGYATSISARPKPPVTLLNGPYRPELESSGHELSTIVEFDTTDAVNKSSKSPAKSKPSVHVAPLPVQQNQSSSKKSADSSSGMKHSTEKLSSAQKSQETTTICSSPEKLKSMSDCVTETRVEAEREYMLEKCNKQLQCDTTTEEPVSQTKDKLGSSISIDLNKEHKESKYKTTSTSAYSFSGLSGISEITSTPSSDMLKQNSSPEEMETALKKLGLGWAVTTLKKTREASALSSSSNSDVTPINTARRMISPTKKQHDSNGFPDISDVSSISIKEASKSTDQAVLLKGRTSTPKFQNSNSNSERSSTTNTSESVQDPSDSLTVPNVSLTKTKSDNKQLQSP, encoded by the exons ATGTCAATACACGTTACCATGACCGGGAATCCTGTAAACGTACGCCGTGGGAGAATGGTGCTGTCCGATCTGGATCAGATCAAGAAGAACGAACGTGATCGCCGACGAAGGTTACGCTTGGAGCAG GTTCGGCAGCAGTCAAAGGAGATATCGAATCGACTTTTAGAACGTGCCAAGAATATAGCGAAGAAAGAGCTTAGCAAATTGGAGAGAGACGGGAAGTCAGAACTTAGGGAGATGCACGATAGAAAGATCATGGACATACAACGCAAGTATCAGGAAGATTTGGAGGACATCGGTCAAGCTCATGCCTCTGCTGCCTTGCAACCGGATGCAGACGCGATAATAGAGGTAGAGGAAAGGAAAGATAGAGCTGTGGCGCAAAAAAGAGGGAAGGACGCTCTAGAGCGTGTGAAGGAAGCAAAACAGACGGACGATGATGCGGAAGCAGCTCATCAGGAAAGATTACGTAGAGTgcgagaaatagaaaatataaggGCTGCGATGGTGGCCAAACTTCCAAAGCTGCCGTTATCTGAGGAAAATGACAGGATGGAAAGAAATCCTTCTCAAAGTGCAAATGAGGAAATTATGCAGGAAGTACTAACTCCAAATAggaaaagcaaaaaagttctTCCCAAAAAATCACCTAGAAGGGTAAAGAAACCTACTCTAAAGGAACATCAAGAAACATTATCACCAAAACCGGGTCCTTCGGGATTACAAAAGAAATCTGCTGTACAATCTCACGAGTTATCCTCAAGGAAGAAAGCGGACAATTATGTGTCTGATGATATCGAGCATATTATTGATGATGCAAGTGATGATCAAGTACCACGAAGAACGGTGCCAACGATGAGCGCTATACCAACGAAGCCTGACAAGATAGCAAGATACAATCCAGAAGATTATACACAAAACACGTCAAGCAGCGTCAGCAGTAGTAGTTCTAGTTCAATCAGCGATGACTCGTCATATTTTTCTGACGCTGTAGAACAAATTACTTGCAATAAGACTCCGAGGACTCCAGCTTCAACAGAGAACAAAGTACGATCGCAATGTAATCGCAATATGCAGCAGAGATACGTCTATGACAGGCCTCTTGGTATGGTTGAAAGAATTGACATCAGAAATGAGCCAAGCGCGATGGAAGTAGCACGGGCAATGAAAAATGCAGACGATGTAGAAACGCATATATCCAAAACTCGCAAATTAAATGCTCAACGTCGTGGCGAGGATGCGATTTTGCGAGAGAAAGTACGGAGGGATTATCAGGCGCTTCTGCAAAATCTAGATCATCTTGCGCAGGAAGAACGCAAGCTAAAAGCTAGTCAGATTCAATCCGCGGAGGAAGATACACACATGCGACTACATCAGAGAAGTAAATGCCAGGAAGAACATCAAAAGAGGTTGAACCGTGCAGCTAAAAAGGTTCTCGGTACAGACGGCGCATCGACCCGGCGCACTCATCTCACAGAAAGAGTCATTACTTTACCAACGCGGAAAAAAGACGGCATGCATAATGACGTACCACATTCCACATGGCAAGATCCTTATCTCATTGAAGAGCAGGCAGACGTTTGTCACACAGATGTTTGTCACACAGGTGTTTGTCACACAGAACAAGATAAAGATAGCAAAATGTCGCGCGAAGAACAAATACTAGATATGCTGAAGAAAGTTGAAAGGCAAAAAAGATTGCTGTTACAAGAATTTGGCGCCAGTTTGccagataatatatttaatgtcagCATGAGGTCACTCTTTGAAGATAAAACGCCGATAAAAGCACCAGAATCTAGTACTGCCAAGCCCTCGTCACCTGAAGTTAAAGTCATAAATATGTCTAGTAGTGACGAATGCGTCAGAAAAGATCGTAAGATGAAGAAACCTGATAAATcacctgtaaaaaaaattgaaattgctTGTCAGACAGCACTAGAACAAACGGGTCCAGCGGAGAATAAGAGCGTACAAGTAGAATTACCTGAAAAAGACGCGCCACATCCCAGCAGAGACGCAACTGCACGAGCACCCCATCCGATTGAACcaaaaattactattattacacCGGAGACGGACGACAGCAGCAATAATTCGACAAGCTCTGAGATTAGTGGGATGGTCATTGAGATTGATAAGAAAGAAGTAATTGTAACACCTAAGAAGAGAAAGAACAGCGTGAGAGTATCGAAGCGACCGTCGCCTCGAGTTTATCAAAAGATTCGCTCAACGTCCGTCAGTTCTAAAGCGACGTCACCCATGAAGAGGTTCTCGCGGTCTCAGTCAGGCTCTCGCCTGACTCCTCAGAAGAAGACGAAATGTTTGGATACGGCAGACACAGCTACCAGAAGAGTTGATATACACATGAGCGAGTCTGCTCAAGATGAGACAGATCCATCGCTGGAAACCAGAGTGTCGATAGATGCTAGCGCGGAAAGTTCACAGACAGTTTCAGGTATGAACGATGAAGATCGATCTACGGGTAAGCCGTATCAGGTTCGGACTCAAACGAAAAGGTGGATTCGGATAAAAGATACTTCAGATACGTCAACGTCCACCGCCTTTGCAAGCCCACCGCCAGTAAAGCCTAGATCGGTGTTTGACGCTCTGAGTAACGTCACGCCGATCTTAGAAATGTTAGATTCTCCGGGACCCGAATGGAGAAGATTACAAGACATCAGCCCTGTTTCCACACCGGAAACTCCTTCGCCGCGCACAATGATGATGCCATCGAACATTCCGCACCGCGATAGGATTACCAGGATGCTTAGATTTAGTTTGAATGATTCTCAGAATGGCAGTACTGTGATATCGGCACGAAAGGACCAGTCTACCATTACAGATCCATCAGACGTTTGTCAGAAATCTGCAGCATCAGAACGTGTATCTATTTCAGAGCAGCCATCATCCAAAGTCTGTATATGCAAAAATCCCCAATGTAAATTGCTACATATAAAACTTGACGATATTCACGATTacgctttaaaaaattgtccTGAAATATTGGAAAAGTATGAAGACCTACAAAATTTATGTGCGGAAAGAATAGCGTCTTTAACTGACCTCATTGAAAAAGTACGAAATGAACAAAAAG ATATGGATTTTTCGCTAATTAGTCCAAGCGATGACAATAGCTTAATGCAAATTTCTACGCCCAAAGCATCCCGTGACGATGCCCAAGCAGTACGTAGATTGATTGACAGTATAGAAGCAATTCATGCCCAACTTGCAAGAACTCTCCTtgaatcacaaagaattatgCGAGGAAGCGAAACAGGTTCAAAGGATGAAACTTTATGCGATGCGGAAATCCAGGCGATCACTTCTACTCCCCgaagtaaattaatagataCTGTTAAAGCACATGTACAGGAATCCAAAGTAGTAGAAGGCAGAGCTAAGCCAAAAGTTATTAGCAatgaaaaagttaatataCAGCTTAGCCGATTTAAAATGCAGCAAAAACCTCAAGCAACGTCGGCAACAAAAACAACGGAGCGTAATTCTTGGCCCCCGTGTACGCTTTCTCTTCacgaagaagaaataatagaGAAATTGTCAAACGAAATTTTGgaacaaagtaaaaatttgaacAAAGCAAGTACCGCCTTTGCAGCTTTGAAAGAAAATGATGAGACACAGCATAGAGTATCTTCTTTTAAGGATTTCAATCTAAAAAAGAATGCTTCATTAGAACGTGAAAAAGATAATAGCATTACAAACGAACTTGCTTCTACTTCAGAG acAGCAAAAGAAAACGGTTTCATTCCTATATTAACTGGCATTCCCAAAATATTGCGCAATGGATATGCGACATCAATAAGTGCGAGGCCTAAACCTCCCGTTACATTGTTAAACGGACCGTACAg ACCAGAATTAGAATCATCAGGACATGAATTATCGACGATCGTGGAATTTGATACAACAGATGCAGTTAATAAAAGTAGCAAGAGCCCGGCAAAATCTAAGCCATCTGTTCATGTGGCTCCTTTACCTGTTCAACAGAATCAAAGTTCCTCAAAGAAATCAGCGGATTCGTCATCCGGGATGAAACATTCTACTGAAAAGCTGTCTTCCGCACAGAAATCACAAGAAACTACAACTATCTGCAGTTCTCctgaaaagttaaaaagtatGTCTGATTGTGTTACGGAAACGAGAGTTGAGGCTGAACGGGAGTACATGctcgaaaaatgtaataaacagTTACAATGTGACACAACCACTGAAGAACCTGTTTCTCAAACGAAAGATAAACTTGGTTCTTCCATAAGTATCGATCTTAATAAAGAGCATAaagaaagtaaatataaaacgaCATCTACTAGTGCGTACAGTTTTTCCGGATTATCTGGTATTTCAGAAATAACGAGTACTCCATCATCAGATATGTTAAAGCAGAATTCATCTCCGGAAGAAATGGAAACAGCTTTGAAGAAATTAGGTTTAGGTTGGGCGGTTACGACGCTAAAGAAAACTCGAGAAGCAAGTGCCCTTAGTTCCTCTTCAAACTCGGATGTTACACCAATAAATACAGCCAGAAGAATGATTTCTCCTACTAAGAAACAGCATGATTCGAATGGTTTTCCGGATATCAGTGACGTATCATCGATATCGATCAAAGAAGCTAGCAAGAGTACCGACCAAGCTGTGCTCTTGAAAGGAAGGACTTCCACGcctaaatttcaaaattcaaattccAACAGTGAAAGATCCAGTACTACAAATACATCTGAAAGCGTTCAAGATCCAAGTGATAGTTTAACTGTGCCTAATGTGTCACTTACTAAAACGAAATCTGATAATAAGCAATTACAAAGTCCTTGA
- the LOC139809999 gene encoding large ribosomal subunit protein uL5, which translates to MREVKIRKLCLNICVGESGDRLTRAAKVLEQLTGQQPVFSKARYTVRSFGIRRNEKIAVHCTVRGAKAEEILERGLKVREYELRKENFSCTGNFGFGIQEHIDLGIKYDPSIGIYGLDFYVVLGRPGFNVAHRRRKTGKVGFQHRLTKEDAMKWFQQKYDGIIIAGKK; encoded by the exons ATGCGTGAAGTCAAAATCCGGAAGTTATGCCTGAATATTTGCGTGGGCGAATCTGGTGATCGACTGACGCGTGCCGCCAAG gTCTTGGAACAACTGACCGGCCAGCAACCAGTATTTTCCAAAGCTCGGTATACGGTACGTTCGTTCGGTATCCGTCGTAATGAAAAGATAGCTGTCCATTGCACTGTACGCGGTGCCAAAGCTGAGGAGATTCTGGAACGTGGCTTGAAG GTACGCGAATATGAATTGAGGAAGGAAAACTTTTCCTGTACCGGAAACTTCGGTTTCGGCATTCAAGAGCATATCGACTTGGGAATCAAGTATGATCCCAGTATCGGTATCTACGGTTTGGACTTCTACGTTGTACTTGGACGTCcag GATTTAATGTAGCGCATAGAAGAAGAAAGACCGGTAAGGTTGGTTTTCAACACCGTCTTACCAAAGAAGATGCCATGAAGTGGTTCCAGCAGAAATATGATGGTATCATTATAGCcggaaagaaataa